The region TCCCAGCCGACCTTCTCCCCCTCACGCCCGAGGTCGTCGACCCGGCCGTGGAACGCGTCGGCCATGGCCTTGTAGTGGGTCTCCCGGCGGGCGTCGTGCCCCTCGGCCTCCGGCCGTTTCCCCCCGCCCTTCTTCCCCTGCTTCGACCCCTCCCCCTTTCCCTGCTTGGTTCCCTTCCGCTGTTCCTTGGCGCCCTTCGACCCTCCCGGCTTCTCCGGCGCCTTCTCCTTCGCCCGGGTTCCGGACCGCGCGGCGGACCCCTCCTTCTTCCGATCCGGCTCCCGATCCGGCTCCTGCGGCTCGGAGTCGACGAGGGTCATGAGCAGGGTCTTGTGCAGGGTGATGACCTCGGTGACCGACTCGGGCGGCCAGGCTCCGCCCGCCCCGGGGACGTCCCCGGCGTCGGCCAGTGCGCGGAAGGCGCCCAGCACCTCGTCCGGGGTCGGCCGGTCCGCGGCCTCCTTGGCCAGGCAGCGTTCGACGGTCGGGGCGAAGCCGTCGGGCACCCCGCTCAGGTCCGGCTCCCCGTGCACGATCCGGTAGGTCATCGCGTGGGCCGGGCCGTCGCCGAAGGGGCCGCGGCCGGTGGAGGCGAAGACGAGGACGCACCCCAGCGAGAACACGTCGCCGGGCGGGCCGACCGCGTCCCCGAGGATCTGTTCGGGCGGCATGAACGCGGCCGTGCCCATGACGGTGCCGGTGCGGGTGTACGACGTGGCGTCCAGGGCCCGGGCGATGCCGAAGTCGATGAGCCGGGGGCCGTCCTCCCCGAGGATGATGTTCCCCGGCTTGATGTCCCGGTGGATCACGTCCCTGGCGTGCACCGCCTTGAGGGCTTCGGCCAGCCCCGCACCGAGCACGGCCGCCGACGCGGCCGGCAGCGGACCGCTCCCGACCACCGCCTGGTGGAGGGTGGGGCCGGGGAGGTAGGTGGTGGCCAGCCACGGCGGATCCCCCTCGGTGTCGGCGGCGGCGATCTCGGCACCGTAGAAGCCGCCCACCCTGCGCGCGGTCCTGACCTCGGTGGTGAAGCGCCGCCGGAACTCGGGGTCCGACGCCAGGTCGGGGCGGACGGTCTTGACCGCCACCACGCGGCCGCCGGGCGAGCGGCCGAGGTAGACCACTCCCATACCGCCGACGGCCAGGCGCCTGTGGAGGGTGAAATCGCCGATCCGGGCGGGGTCGCCGCCCTGGAGGGGGGTCGTCATGGCATCGCTTTCCGCGGGAGGCGTCCGTCGGGTCGGGTGGATCATGCCAGAGCCGTACCGCCGTGGACACGCTCCGTCCACTTCCGGCCACACGGGCACGGCGTCCGGGGCCTTGCGCTAGGGCGGTGGGGGTTCCGGGGAGTAGGACGGCGGAGCGGCCGGGGTGGTTCGGCGGGGCACCGGAGGCGGCTCGGCGGAGGCGGTTCGCGGGGCTGCCCGGGACGGGACCGGGGCTGCCCGGGACGGGACGACGGGAACACGGGAACGGTTCGGCAGAGCGCCGAAGGCGGCTCGACAGGGCTCCGGGGCAGGGGCGCGGGGACGCGGGGACGCGGAGTCGCAGGGCCGCGGAGTCAGAGGAGCGCGATCGGGGGCACGGTCGGGGACGCGTCGGGGGCGCGACCCTGAGGGCGCCCGCGCGCACCCTGTGGAACACCAGGGGGGCGGGGCGCGCCGAACCGGGGCCCTCCCCTGATGTGCCCCGGCCGGGGCCGCGACTAATTTCGGTTCCGCGGCCACACCGGAATTCTCCGACCCCGTCCCGGCCCCTCCGGGCGGAAAGGGATTCCCCGGCGCGAGAACCGCGGAACCCTCCGTTCCCGGAATCCACCGGCCGCCGGACCGGCCCGGAACGCCCCGCCCCAGGGGCGTTCGGCACGTCGGCGGCCATGCCCTCGGCCCTGGTCGGCGGCGGCGCGGACCGGTTTCCGAGCCTTTCCCCCATCAGGCCGAACACGTCGGCCGGCGAATCCCGGAAGTTGGGAGTTGCAGGTGCGGACCAGGGATTCTCTGTATTTCCGGTATGCGTACAACGACCTCAGGAAGAACAAGGGCGTCACCCTCGCGCTCACCGTCGTCCTCACCCTCAGCGCCTTCCTCATGGCCACCGGCGCGATGGTCATGGAGCGCACCGTCGGCGCGGTCGACCGCCTCTTCGAGCAGGCCGAACCCCCGCACTTCCTCCAGATGCACCGGGGCGACCACGACCCCGGGGCGCTGGCGCGGTTCGCCGCCGAGCAGCCCGGGATCGACGCCTGGCTCATCAAGGAGATGCTCGGCTACGACGGCGCCTCCCTCACCTGGCGGCGCCCCTCGACCGGCGAGACCGGCGACTTCGGCGACAGCCTGATCGACAACCTCTTCGTCACACAGAACGAGGAGTTCGACTTCCTCCTCGACGGGACCGGGGCCGCCCCGCGCCCCGGACCAGGCGAGGTCTACGCCCCGGTGGCGTACCGGCAGCGGTTCGACCTCCGGGTCGGCGACGAGCTCGGGATCGGCACGGACGGGGGCGTCCACCGGCTGCGCGTCCAGGGGTTCGTGCGCGACGCGCAGATGGCGTCGTCGCTGGCCTCGTCCACCCGCTTCCTGGTCTCCGAGGCCGACCACGCGGCACTGGCGGCGGCCGGAGGCGGCGCCCCCGAGATCATCGTCGAGTACCGGCTGGCCGACCCCGCCGGGGCCGCCGACCTGCAACGGGCGTACGAGGCCGACGCGGACCTGCCCGCGAACGGGCAGGCGGTCACGTTCGCGATGATCCGCCTGCTCAACACCTTCGGCGACGGCCTGGTGGCGGCGGCGCTGGTGTTCGCGAGTCTGCTGCTCATCGCGATCTCCCTGCTCAACCTGCGCTTCGTCATCCGCGGGACGATGGAGGACCGGGTCCGGGAGATCGGCGCGATGAAGGCCATCGGCATCCCGGCCCGGGAGGTGTCCCGGCTGTACCTGGCCAAGTACGGCCTCATGACGCTGCTCGCGTGCGCGGCCGGCGGGGGGCTGGCCGTCCTCGCGCTGGAGCCGCTGACACGGGGCGTGCGGATGAACTACGCCGAGCCGCCGCCGGGGCCCGCGACCGTCCTGGTGCCGCTGCTGGCGCTGGCGGTGGTGTACCTGTTCGTCCTGCTGGTCTGCCGGGGGGTCCTGCGCGGGGTCGGGCGGATCGAGGTCGTCAACGCGCTGGTGCACGGGAGCCTCCTCGACGAACGCGGGACCGCGCGCCGGGCCGCCCGCCGGGCCCGCCGGGTCCGCCGGTCCGCCCTCGCCCCCGAGCCCCCGGCCGCCCTGGACACGACCGGCGTGGGCGCGGCGGGCACGGAAGACCCGGCCGCGGGAGGCGCGGCAGCCGGTACGGGCACCGTCGGCACGGCAGGCCCGGACCCGAAGGCCCCGCCCCCGACCCCGGACGCCTCGGACACGACGGGCTCGACCACGGGAGTTCCGGCCACACGGGCTCTGGCCACAAGGCCCTCCGGGATCGCGCTCCCCGGCCTCGGTGTGAACGGCCGCCTGGTCCTGCTGGACCTGCGGGCCGAACTCGGGCAGTGGGCGCTGGTCCCCGCCGTGTTCTTCCTCGCCGCCGTCCTCATGACCCTGCCGACCAACCTGCTCAGCACGTTCGAGGACCCCCGGTTCGTCACCTACATGGGCGCCCCGCAGAGCGACCTGCGCGCCGACCTCCAGTTCTCCGACGACGTCGACGCCGTCCGCGCGGCCCTGCTCGCGGACATGCACCGCGACGAGCGGCTGACGGGCGTGCGCGCCTTCGCCACCGTGCCCTACCGGGTCCGGGGCGAGGAGGGCTGGGAGACACTGCGCGTCGAGGTGGGCGACCACTCCGGCGACACGGTCGAGTTCGTCGAGGGCGGGCCGCCGGGGGCCGGGGAGATCGCGCTGTCCGTGCTGAACGCGCAAGCGTTCGGGGTCTCGGCCGGGGACG is a window of Nocardiopsis changdeensis DNA encoding:
- a CDS encoding protein kinase domain-containing protein, which codes for MTTPLQGGDPARIGDFTLHRRLAVGGMGVVYLGRSPGGRVVAVKTVRPDLASDPEFRRRFTTEVRTARRVGGFYGAEIAAADTEGDPPWLATTYLPGPTLHQAVVGSGPLPAASAAVLGAGLAEALKAVHARDVIHRDIKPGNIILGEDGPRLIDFGIARALDATSYTRTGTVMGTAAFMPPEQILGDAVGPPGDVFSLGCVLVFASTGRGPFGDGPAHAMTYRIVHGEPDLSGVPDGFAPTVERCLAKEAADRPTPDEVLGAFRALADAGDVPGAGGAWPPESVTEVITLHKTLLMTLVDSEPQEPDREPDRKKEGSAARSGTRAKEKAPEKPGGSKGAKEQRKGTKQGKGEGSKQGKKGGGKRPEAEGHDARRETHYKAMADAFHGRVDDLGREGEKVGWDATAERFRGRDHHSFSYVLPPGGTKSAGSVWGDGIYSDDSSVGLAAVHAGLITLRSGGRVTFTVRPGRESYRASTRNGITSRTWEEWSGSFEFVRGSGDSWKPPQGAERWGTSSNAVSAGKRDPKPAAPKKQPEKQPEKPPEPQEDGGNGWWWALGCAVVLLVLYANHFGFAAWVGQAVNDGASDIEAGDCLAVYGGGESTVYTEIPCLAANSRYEVLAVRPGTSLLEADDTGAAGLYARCEGVSGSEKTLVLGGNTLCLEIDG
- a CDS encoding FtsX-like permease family protein; the protein is MRTRDSLYFRYAYNDLRKNKGVTLALTVVLTLSAFLMATGAMVMERTVGAVDRLFEQAEPPHFLQMHRGDHDPGALARFAAEQPGIDAWLIKEMLGYDGASLTWRRPSTGETGDFGDSLIDNLFVTQNEEFDFLLDGTGAAPRPGPGEVYAPVAYRQRFDLRVGDELGIGTDGGVHRLRVQGFVRDAQMASSLASSTRFLVSEADHAALAAAGGGAPEIIVEYRLADPAGAADLQRAYEADADLPANGQAVTFAMIRLLNTFGDGLVAAALVFASLLLIAISLLNLRFVIRGTMEDRVREIGAMKAIGIPAREVSRLYLAKYGLMTLLACAAGGGLAVLALEPLTRGVRMNYAEPPPGPATVLVPLLALAVVYLFVLLVCRGVLRGVGRIEVVNALVHGSLLDERGTARRAARRARRVRRSALAPEPPAALDTTGVGAAGTEDPAAGGAAAGTGTVGTAGPDPKAPPPTPDASDTTGSTTGVPATRALATRPSGIALPGLGVNGRLVLLDLRAELGQWALVPAVFFLAAVLMTLPTNLLSTFEDPRFVTYMGAPQSDLRADLQFSDDVDAVRAALLADMHRDERLTGVRAFATVPYRVRGEEGWETLRVEVGDHSGDTVEFVEGGPPGAGEIALSVLNAQAFGVSAGDGLTVRRGGTDDGSGEAGEAGGTATLTVSGVYQDVTSGGFTAKAQGEVTSGATGYVVYADTVGDTDPAGVAADYGERFPTASVIPMREFVRQTLSHVTGTLHEIAVLSVVFGVGVAVFITSLFLELRLARDRRKTGVLSALGFSAREIAAQVRAKTLLAVALGTVAGLVFAATAGEAVVGALLAAAGLGIADLALLPDPLLVYAAYPLLLVGAGYLGAVFLTARPRGTDKSAWLRS